The following proteins are encoded in a genomic region of Alphaproteobacteria bacterium:
- a CDS encoding LL-diaminopimelate aminotransferase, with the protein METDFYRVGLLPPYVLAEVNRMKAKARAEGRDIIDLGMGNPDSPPPPHVIQKLIETAKNPDVHGYSLSRGIPGLRKAQCAYYKRRFNVDLDPETEIITTMGSKEGLANLATAITRPGDVIMVPSPSYPIHPYGFVIAGGSICYLPRFTGQKLIDQISDAVANTSPRPKVLILNYPCNPTTETVTLDFYEEIVDFCRYHEIYILSDLAYCEIYFDGNPPPSVLQVKGAKDITVEFTSLSKTYSMAGWRVGFAAGNKNLIYALGRIKSYLDYGSFTPVQVAATTAINGPQDCIEEYRQIYKSRSDILVKGLNEAGWNIEPTKSTMFTWTPIPKEFNHMGALEFSKLMLEEANVAVAPGTGFGKEGEGYLRIGMVENKHRMRQAMRNIKQFMRKHGVQTTDNTDSKESVE; encoded by the coding sequence ATGGAAACCGATTTTTACCGCGTTGGGCTGCTGCCCCCTTATGTTTTAGCCGAAGTTAACCGCATGAAGGCTAAAGCGCGAGCGGAAGGAAGAGACATTATTGATCTGGGGATGGGTAATCCTGATTCGCCTCCGCCTCCGCACGTGATCCAGAAGCTGATTGAAACGGCTAAAAACCCCGATGTTCATGGCTATTCTTTATCTCGCGGTATTCCTGGATTGCGTAAGGCTCAATGCGCTTACTATAAACGGCGTTTTAATGTTGATCTTGATCCTGAAACCGAGATTATTACTACCATGGGATCGAAGGAAGGACTTGCCAACCTGGCAACAGCCATCACGCGCCCTGGTGATGTTATCATGGTGCCAAGCCCTAGTTATCCAATCCATCCGTATGGATTTGTCATTGCCGGTGGTTCGATTTGTTATTTGCCGCGTTTTACGGGCCAAAAATTAATTGATCAAATCAGTGATGCGGTTGCTAATACGTCTCCCCGCCCGAAGGTATTGATTTTGAATTATCCGTGTAATCCAACAACGGAAACGGTAACCCTTGATTTCTATGAAGAGATTGTTGATTTTTGCCGCTATCATGAGATTTATATTCTATCGGATCTAGCCTATTGTGAAATTTATTTTGATGGTAATCCGCCGCCTTCGGTGTTGCAGGTAAAAGGTGCTAAAGATATCACGGTTGAGTTTACCAGTTTAAGTAAAACCTATTCTATGGCTGGTTGGCGGGTAGGGTTTGCCGCGGGTAATAAAAATCTCATTTACGCACTGGGACGGATTAAGTCGTATCTTGATTATGGTTCGTTTACGCCAGTGCAGGTAGCAGCGACTACGGCTATTAATGGTCCTCAGGATTGCATTGAGGAATATCGGCAAATTTATAAATCGCGCAGTGATATCCTGGTTAAAGGACTCAATGAGGCTGGATGGAATATTGAACCAACTAAATCGACTATGTTTACCTGGACACCCATTCCTAAGGAATTCAATCACATGGGAGCATTGGAATTTTCTAAATTAATGCTAGAGGAAGCCAATGTTGCTGTTGCTCCTGGAACGGGTTTTGGAAAGGAAGGCGAGGGATATTTGCGAATTGGGATGGTTGAAAATAAGCATCGGATGCGTCAAGCAATGCGTAATATTAAACAATTTATGAGAAAGCACGGCGTTCAAACCACCGACAATACAGACAGCAAGGAGAGCGTAGAGTGA
- a CDS encoding homoserine dehydrogenase produces the protein MKSIVKVGIAGLGTVGSGVAKLLVANADVVEARTGTAIKVVAVSARRQVSRGFDMDGIRWYEDARDLAKDPEVDIVVEVIGGSEGIAKEVCELALKQGKHVVTANKALIAHHGIELATLAESQRKVLAFEAAVAGGIPILKMLKEGLAANRFSRVAGILNGTGNYILTTMQQTGKDFEVVLKEAQDLGYAEADPSFDVDGIDAAHKLAILASLAFGTKIAFDEVYIEGIRHINSDDIRYAEELGMKIKLLGICQYDGSSLRQSVYPCLVSLAHPIAKVDGVFNAVEVEGDPVGKMMIQGRGAGEGPTASAVVADIVDIASLRRTYPFGMALSQLHDPKHLSQDDYEGSFYVRLRVQDSKGVVADVTRILSQFNISIDSFSQKAHQDPHAVKVMLSTHRTTENNLKEALAAIKSLSSVISEPVMIRIAAV, from the coding sequence GTGAAATCGATCGTTAAAGTAGGAATTGCTGGATTAGGTACGGTAGGCAGTGGTGTTGCCAAGTTATTGGTTGCTAATGCCGATGTTGTTGAGGCGCGTACAGGTACTGCTATTAAAGTGGTTGCTGTTTCTGCGCGCAGGCAAGTCTCCCGCGGTTTTGATATGGACGGCATTCGTTGGTATGAAGATGCCCGCGATTTAGCCAAAGATCCCGAAGTTGATATTGTCGTAGAAGTTATTGGCGGCTCGGAAGGAATTGCCAAAGAGGTATGCGAACTGGCGCTTAAGCAGGGAAAGCATGTCGTCACTGCCAACAAAGCACTGATTGCCCATCATGGGATTGAATTAGCGACGTTAGCGGAATCACAAAGAAAAGTATTGGCGTTTGAAGCTGCGGTAGCGGGTGGTATCCCTATCCTGAAGATGTTAAAGGAAGGTCTAGCTGCCAATCGATTTTCACGCGTGGCAGGTATTTTAAATGGTACTGGCAATTATATTCTCACCACGATGCAGCAAACTGGTAAAGATTTTGAAGTTGTTCTTAAAGAAGCGCAGGATTTAGGTTATGCCGAGGCTGATCCAAGTTTTGATGTCGATGGTATCGATGCCGCTCATAAATTAGCCATTCTGGCTTCGCTGGCATTTGGTACAAAGATTGCCTTTGACGAGGTGTATATTGAAGGTATCCGCCATATTAATAGTGATGACATACGTTACGCGGAAGAGCTTGGTATGAAAATCAAATTACTAGGTATTTGCCAGTATGATGGTTCATCGTTGCGACAAAGTGTTTACCCTTGTCTGGTTTCATTGGCACACCCAATCGCCAAAGTTGATGGTGTGTTTAATGCCGTTGAAGTGGAAGGCGATCCTGTGGGTAAAATGATGATCCAGGGACGTGGTGCAGGTGAGGGGCCCACTGCATCAGCTGTAGTAGCAGATATTGTTGACATTGCCTCCTTACGCAGAACCTATCCGTTTGGTATGGCGCTTAGCCAGTTGCATGATCCTAAACATTTAAGCCAGGATGATTACGAAGGTTCTTTTTATGTGAGATTAAGGGTGCAGGATAGCAAGGGTGTCGTTGCTGATGTAACGCGTATTTTGAGCCAGTTTAATATCTCTATTGATTCTTTCAGCCAGAAAGCACACCAGGATCCACATGCGGTGAAGGTTATGCTTTCAACGCATCGAACCACCGAGAATAATTTAAAAGAAGCCCTCGCTGCAATTAAGTCGCTCTCCTCAGTTATTTCTGAACCGGTGATGATTCGCATTGCAGCTGTTTAA
- a CDS encoding (deoxy)nucleoside triphosphate pyrophosphohydrolase produces the protein MAFDVFCPERQPGAVIDTDKTAILPGVCVVAIALLDKDNRVLLAQRPEGKQMAGLWEFAGGKLEPGETPEACIIRELKEELDVDTSASCLSPFTFTTHIYGTTPFLILLYLCRRWQGIPVPKEGQNLVWVKPQLYNQYPMPEANVPLMAMLRDLLV, from the coding sequence ATGGCATTTGATGTTTTTTGCCCGGAAAGGCAACCTGGTGCAGTCATCGATACCGATAAGACAGCGATCTTGCCTGGTGTATGTGTAGTAGCTATTGCGCTGTTAGATAAGGATAACCGAGTTCTTTTAGCTCAACGGCCTGAAGGAAAACAGATGGCTGGCTTATGGGAATTTGCCGGGGGCAAGCTGGAACCTGGTGAAACGCCCGAAGCCTGTATTATCCGTGAATTGAAAGAAGAGCTTGATGTGGATACCAGTGCAAGCTGCTTGTCGCCGTTTACGTTTACGACCCATATTTATGGTACGACCCCTTTTCTGATTTTGCTTTACCTTTGCCGACGATGGCAAGGAATACCCGTTCCTAAAGAGGGGCAGAATCTCGTCTGGGTAAAACCACAACTCTATAACCAGTACCCCATGCCTGAGGCTAATGTGCCGTTGATGGCTATGTTGCGGGATTTATTGGTTTAA
- the glpX gene encoding class II fructose-bisphosphatase → MPTKKNTKIKTETHELLTLDRNFALEAVRVTEAAALASSTWIGLGDEKAADQAAVNAMRRALNIMDMDGTVVIGEGERDKAPMLYIGEKVGTGNGPHIDIALDPLEGTTICATGGPNSLAVIAMAEGGNFLHAPDVYMDKIAVGGGLPDGIIDLDKTPEQNLKNIAKAKSCKVSDLTVVILERERHQDLISRVRKAGARIHLIGDGDVAGVIATATPETGVDVYMGIGGAPEGVLAAAALRCIGGQMCGRLLFKEKEQKERAKRMGITDFNRTYSVNEMAKGDVMFAATGVTNGSMLKGVKRYKGGAFTHSMVMRSKTGTVRFVETLHNFTQKGGWDPGNE, encoded by the coding sequence ATGCCAACCAAAAAGAATACTAAAATTAAAACGGAAACACATGAGCTATTAACGCTTGACCGCAATTTTGCGCTCGAAGCCGTACGCGTTACTGAGGCTGCTGCGCTTGCATCATCCACATGGATTGGCTTAGGTGATGAGAAGGCTGCCGATCAGGCTGCGGTGAATGCGATGCGTCGTGCACTCAATATTATGGATATGGATGGTACAGTCGTGATTGGTGAAGGCGAACGCGATAAGGCGCCCATGCTGTATATCGGCGAAAAAGTAGGTACAGGTAATGGCCCACATATTGATATCGCCCTAGATCCGTTAGAAGGAACCACTATTTGTGCAACGGGTGGCCCCAATTCGTTAGCAGTTATTGCGATGGCTGAAGGGGGGAATTTTCTTCATGCTCCCGATGTCTACATGGATAAAATTGCTGTAGGTGGTGGATTGCCAGATGGCATTATCGATTTGGATAAAACACCAGAACAGAATCTTAAAAATATTGCCAAAGCAAAATCGTGCAAAGTATCCGATTTAACGGTGGTTATTTTGGAGCGTGAGCGTCATCAGGATCTCATTTCGCGCGTACGTAAGGCCGGTGCTAGAATTCATTTGATTGGCGATGGTGATGTTGCAGGAGTTATTGCAACCGCCACCCCAGAAACAGGTGTTGATGTTTACATGGGGATTGGTGGGGCACCTGAAGGGGTATTAGCGGCTGCGGCACTGCGTTGTATCGGTGGACAGATGTGTGGACGTTTATTGTTTAAAGAAAAAGAACAGAAAGAACGTGCTAAACGCATGGGCATTACCGATTTTAACCGCACCTATAGCGTCAACGAAATGGCCAAAGGGGATGTGATGTTTGCCGCAACCGGTGTTACCAATGGATCGATGCTCAAAGGCGTTAAACGCTATAAAGGAGGTGCATTTACCCATTCGATGGTTATGCGCTCTAAAACAGGTACTGTCCGATTTGTGGAAACCCTGCATAATTTCACCCAAAAAGGTGGATGGGATCCTGGTAACGAATAA
- a CDS encoding filamentous hemagglutinin N-terminal domain-containing protein has protein sequence MRSRSSVTSQKNELMLENSTKIFRWSVVKRNKTILNLCSSAFVCALAFTTWGSVFAAPTGGEVVQGSGAIVQQGSNTNITQDTQRLDINWQDFSTNVGEAVNFYQPNGSAIAINRVIGGVPSELRGALNANGQVVILNSSGITFYGTSQVNVGALLASTAMNITGADGQYQLQGTGEGQVINHGSIEVSQGGFAVLAGPYVENTGLIKANLGQVHLASTNNMSVDLRGDNLITYGVSHENLNKLGVVNTGTLQAYSGQVLVAAKLASDIAESVVNMNGVVDANAFGNGYNAGSVFITSVGDINQNGQIQANAGTNGSGGTVYTKADKANHFSSPARIEAKGGTVSGNGGTVEISGNSVSLNGVVDAHAVNGTGGSLIIDPTTMTIRNGSGVAASNEIYENFIETQSQGGTNVLIQADNVITMQNITDNVVQGGSGNITLQTLNPGGSITFQDAADTLATTSGDLTLTAGSGGVNIGNLRTGGAGVINPGDIAISTTGGGNINVGSLNVSASGAIVGVNTVTVSANSSGALTINGDINVNANVTAPTGGTFNTSVDLDAVNVITMAGNTTIDNTVATTTGDGDSIVNLTITNTGVGKDININGDITAKSHYTLVNAVSNTGSAVSNVDIDSAHNINVKNMTVQAIYDYLGVTGLNNTLTNAQLNVEAHGADGDFVMNGDVNVLSKINAMQFMTSYADAQLLAGRNMTLNGNINVIGSVLPVVVNFTDTTTIDSLLEVEAGLSAIGNLVHTGNSLVSATTSKLGDTTQGSINAVGAFLSSGNTTINGNQTVDVSTTVSSNSGVERNYAELYNLAGNTINNRSFFETYMSPVFLSGIATVKAALTTMPSGILNINGDTTIKKVSTSFIGDVDSFIHDELDSYKMYFTAPDSITMNGNTTYDVNIIEPAYGSTGGNIFNFLMDNTKSVVVNGNINATINAILGADNAILGDVKIIADDIEINGDVIQNINIISGIGNPSAFFLSFSHFINTVTELTAANNLTIHGDINSISSAGDLSSRHTNLSNYDIDLASKIIMAATNGNLVLDGDTHNEMNADDPLANSINIDGLTSIIASVGSLNFVNDLSAPRVRADTFMLEQFVSGVNNSGDNTKKTSLIIQGQSVIFGPITPAPGDTGVPPLPGDPTGGCGSFNANNGQVDFLAGASSCGSTPPDGGTPPNGGTPPNGGTPPDGGTPPNGGTPPNGGTPPDGGTPQMVAPLQMVAHLQMVAHLQMVAHLQMVAHLQMVAHLQMVAHLQMVAHLQMVAHLQMVAHLQMVAHLQMVAHLQMVAHLQMVAHLQMVAHLQMAAHLRMVAHLQMVAHLQMVAHLQMVAHLRMVAHLRMVAHLQMVAHLRMVAHLRMVAHLQMVAHLQMVAHLQMVAHLQMVAHLQMVAHLQMVAHLRMVAHLRMVAHLRMVAHLQMVAHLQMVAHLQMVAHLQMVAHLRMVAHLQMVAHLQMVAHLQMVADTSEWWHTSEWWHTSEWWHTSNGAHLRMVAHLQMVAHLQMVAHLQMVAHLQMVAHLRMVAHLQMVAHLQMVAHLRMVAHLQMVAHLQMVAHLQMVAHLQMVAHLQMVAHLRMVAHLRMVAHLQMVAHLQMVAHLRMAEHLRMVVLFLVVVYFLMVVRFQMVAHLQTAAHLQMVAHLQTAAHLQMVAHLQTAAHLQMVAHLQTVAHLQTASHLRMVAHLQMVAHLRMVAHLRMVAHFQMV, from the coding sequence ATGCGCAGCAGATCCAGTGTTACCTCACAAAAAAACGAGCTAATGCTCGAAAATTCAACCAAAATCTTTCGTTGGTCTGTGGTGAAGCGAAATAAGACAATCTTGAACTTGTGCAGTAGTGCGTTTGTGTGCGCTTTGGCCTTCACAACATGGGGTTCCGTTTTTGCTGCTCCTACTGGTGGGGAAGTTGTTCAAGGAAGTGGAGCTATTGTTCAGCAGGGATCTAATACCAATATTACCCAGGATACGCAGCGGCTTGATATTAACTGGCAGGATTTCTCAACCAATGTAGGGGAAGCTGTTAATTTCTATCAACCCAATGGTTCGGCCATTGCCATTAATAGGGTGATAGGTGGAGTACCTAGTGAATTACGTGGAGCGCTGAATGCCAATGGCCAGGTGGTTATATTAAATAGTTCAGGGATTACCTTTTATGGTACGTCCCAAGTGAATGTGGGTGCTTTATTGGCGTCGACTGCGATGAATATAACCGGTGCTGATGGACAATACCAATTACAGGGTACAGGTGAAGGACAGGTTATTAACCATGGTTCTATTGAGGTTTCTCAAGGTGGATTCGCCGTATTGGCAGGTCCTTATGTTGAAAATACAGGTTTAATTAAAGCCAACCTCGGACAAGTGCACTTGGCATCGACCAATAATATGAGTGTGGATTTGCGTGGTGATAATTTGATTACCTATGGCGTTTCCCATGAAAATTTGAATAAATTAGGCGTTGTTAATACGGGTACATTGCAGGCATACTCTGGCCAGGTGCTTGTAGCGGCTAAATTAGCGTCTGATATCGCCGAATCGGTTGTTAACATGAATGGCGTAGTCGACGCCAATGCGTTTGGTAATGGTTATAATGCGGGTTCAGTCTTTATAACATCGGTTGGTGATATCAATCAAAATGGCCAGATTCAAGCCAATGCTGGAACCAATGGCAGTGGTGGAACTGTTTATACGAAAGCAGATAAAGCCAATCATTTTTCATCCCCTGCACGGATTGAAGCAAAAGGGGGAACGGTCAGCGGGAATGGCGGTACTGTTGAGATTAGCGGGAACTCTGTTTCTTTGAATGGGGTTGTTGATGCTCATGCTGTCAATGGCACGGGCGGTAGTTTAATTATAGACCCAACGACTATGACCATCCGCAATGGTTCGGGCGTAGCGGCTTCCAATGAAATTTATGAAAATTTCATTGAAACACAATCACAAGGTGGCACCAATGTACTCATTCAAGCGGATAACGTGATTACGATGCAGAACATAACTGATAATGTGGTGCAGGGAGGTAGTGGTAATATTACGTTACAGACCTTAAATCCAGGCGGATCGATTACGTTCCAGGATGCTGCTGATACACTCGCAACAACAAGTGGTGATCTTACATTAACAGCCGGAAGCGGTGGTGTTAATATTGGAAATCTTAGGACAGGCGGAGCGGGTGTTATTAATCCCGGTGATATAGCCATCAGTACGACGGGTGGGGGGAACATCAATGTCGGTTCACTGAATGTTTCAGCCTCAGGCGCTATAGTAGGCGTAAATACTGTAACGGTGAGTGCTAATTCTAGCGGGGCATTAACAATTAATGGCGATATTAATGTGAATGCAAACGTCACGGCACCAACTGGTGGAACGTTTAACACCTCTGTTGATTTAGATGCGGTAAATGTGATAACCATGGCGGGTAATACCACGATTGATAATACGGTAGCCACAACGACTGGTGATGGAGACTCGATTGTTAATTTAACGATTACGAATACTGGGGTTGGAAAAGATATCAATATTAATGGTGATATTACGGCTAAGTCTCATTATACACTTGTAAATGCAGTCAGTAATACAGGATCTGCTGTATCCAATGTTGATATCGATAGCGCCCATAATATAAACGTCAAAAATATGACAGTTCAGGCCATCTATGATTATTTAGGAGTAACAGGACTGAATAATACACTTACCAACGCACAATTAAATGTTGAAGCACATGGCGCCGATGGTGATTTTGTAATGAATGGTGATGTCAATGTGTTGTCTAAAATTAATGCAATGCAATTTATGACCTCCTATGCCGATGCACAATTACTTGCTGGGCGGAATATGACGCTCAATGGCAATATAAATGTGATTGGTTCTGTGTTGCCTGTGGTTGTCAATTTTACAGATACGACAACTATCGATTCATTACTTGAGGTTGAGGCAGGACTTTCGGCTATTGGTAATTTAGTCCATACAGGTAATAGTTTAGTATCTGCTACCACAAGTAAACTAGGGGATACTACACAAGGTAGCATCAATGCTGTTGGTGCATTTCTATCTTCGGGTAATACAACAATTAATGGCAATCAAACGGTTGATGTTTCCACTACAGTAAGCTCTAACTCGGGAGTTGAACGAAATTACGCTGAGCTTTATAATTTAGCAGGAAATACTATTAATAACCGCAGTTTCTTTGAAACCTATATGTCGCCTGTTTTTCTAAGTGGAATTGCCACGGTTAAGGCTGCTTTAACAACCATGCCTTCAGGTATTCTTAATATCAATGGTGATACCACTATTAAAAAAGTTTCCACTAGTTTTATTGGAGACGTAGATTCATTTATTCATGATGAGTTGGATTCTTATAAAATGTATTTCACGGCACCGGACAGCATAACAATGAATGGTAATACGACTTATGATGTAAATATCATTGAGCCAGCATACGGTAGTACAGGGGGTAATATTTTTAATTTTCTAATGGATAATACAAAATCAGTGGTGGTTAATGGGAATATTAATGCCACTATTAATGCTATTTTAGGTGCAGATAATGCTATTCTAGGTGATGTTAAAATCATCGCTGATGATATTGAAATCAATGGCGATGTTATTCAAAACATTAATATAATCTCCGGCATAGGGAATCCTTCTGCATTTTTCCTTAGTTTTTCTCATTTTATTAATACGGTGACGGAACTTACTGCAGCAAATAATCTTACTATTCACGGTGATATTAATTCCATAAGTAGTGCTGGTGATTTGAGTAGCCGTCATACAAACCTGTCTAATTATGATATTGATTTAGCCAGTAAAATAATAATGGCGGCAACAAATGGAAATTTAGTTTTGGATGGTGATACTCATAATGAAATGAATGCAGATGATCCTCTTGCAAATTCAATAAATATAGATGGATTGACTAGCATTATTGCCAGTGTTGGAAGCTTGAATTTCGTCAATGATTTATCGGCTCCACGAGTGAGGGCAGATACTTTTATGTTAGAACAATTTGTCTCAGGTGTTAATAATAGTGGTGATAACACCAAAAAAACATCGTTGATTATACAAGGCCAGTCGGTTATTTTCGGCCCAATCACTCCAGCTCCTGGTGATACTGGTGTTCCTCCGCTGCCTGGCGATCCAACAGGCGGATGTGGCAGTTTTAATGCCAATAATGGACAAGTTGATTTCTTAGCCGGGGCAAGTAGTTGCGGTAGTACGCCTCCAGATGGTGGCACACCTCCGAATGGTGGCACACCTCCGAATGGTGGCACACCTCCAGATGGTGGCACACCTCCGAATGGTGGCACACCTCCAAATGGTGGCACACCTCCAGATGGTGGCACACCCCAAATGGTGGCACCCCTCCAGATGGTGGCACACCTCCAAATGGTGGCACACCTCCAGATGGTGGCACACCTCCAAATGGTGGCACACCTCCAGATGGTGGCACACCTCCAGATGGTGGCACACCTCCAGATGGTGGCACACCTCCAAATGGTGGCACACCTCCAAATGGTGGCACACCTCCAGATGGTGGCACACCTCCAGATGGTGGCACACCTCCAGATGGTGGCACACCTCCAAATGGTGGCACACCTCCAAATGGTGGCACACCTCCAGATGGCGGCACACCTCCGAATGGTGGCACACCTCCAGATGGTGGCACACCTCCAAATGGTGGCACACCTCCAGATGGTGGCACACCTCCGAATGGTGGCACACCTCCGAATGGTGGCACACCTCCAGATGGTGGCACACCTCCGAATGGTGGCACACCTCCGAATGGTGGCACACCTCCAGATGGTGGCACACCTCCAAATGGTGGCACACCTCCAGATGGTGGCACACCTCCAAATGGTGGCACACCTCCAGATGGTGGCACACCTCCAAATGGTGGCACACCTCCGAATGGTGGCACACCTCCGAATGGTGGCACACCTCCGAATGGTGGCACACCTCCAAATGGTGGCACACCTCCAAATGGTGGCACACCTCCAAATGGTGGCACACCTCCAGATGGTGGCACACCTCCGAATGGTGGCACACCTCCAAATGGTGGCACACCTCCAGATGGTGGCACACCTCCAGATGGTGGCAGACACCTCCGAATGGTGGCACACCTCCGAATGGTGGCACACCTCCGAATGGTGGCACACCTCGAATGGGGCACACCTCCGAATGGTGGCACACCTCCAAATGGTGGCACACCTCCAAATGGTGGCACACCTCCAAATGGTGGCACACCTCCAGATGGTGGCACACCTCCGAATGGTGGCACACCTCCAAATGGTGGCACACCTCCAGATGGTGGCACACCTCCGAATGGTGGCACACCTCCAAATGGTGGCACACCTCCAAATGGTGGCACACCTCCAAATGGTGGCACACCTCCAAATGGTGGCACACCTCCAAATGGTGGCACACCTCCGAATGGTGGCACACCTCCGAATGGTGGCACACCTCCAAATGGTGGCACACCTCCAAATGGTGGCACACCTCCGAATGGCGGAACACCTCCGAATGGTTGTACTCTTCTTAGTGGTGGTATACTTCCTGATGGTTGTACGCTTCCAAATGGTGGCACACCTCCAAACGGCGGCACACCTCCAAATGGTGGCACACCTCCAAACGGCGGCACACCTCCAAATGGTGGCACACCTCCAAACGGCGGCACACCTCCAAATGGTGGCACACCTCCAAACGGTGGCACACCTCCAAACGGCGTCACACCTCCGAATGGTGGCACATCTCCAAATGGTGGCACACCTCCGAATGGTGGCACACCTCCGAATGGTGGCACACTTCCAAATGGTGTAA
- the argJ gene encoding bifunctional glutamate N-acetyltransferase/amino-acid acetyltransferase ArgJ: MSHPVSPLKPTTMPKLPVVPGVLIAMSNTGMRYKGRDDLLYMEFIPGTQSAGVFTLSHTASACVLWGREILPEKEVRAHVVVAGISNVFNGEAGMRSVHAITHKVAADLECSQRHVQFSATGIIGVPLPDDKILKTLSSIRLHLKEDAWEQATYAINTTDTFAKWSTRSAVIDGKKVVINGIIKGSGMVEPNMATMLGYIATDAAIPAHILQELLNEYVDVSFNAITVDSDTSTSDTIMLFATGSAGNKQPSSTQDVLLNDFKVALREVCIELAQLVVKDGEGATKFITIEVTGAENHREAKIIGKSVANSPLVKTAIAGEDANWGRIAAAVGKASAHIDQRSLSIGVGGIWMARNGQLNPDYREADVVPLMKRNDITIQIDLGLGNGNATVWTCDLTECYIRINADYRS; this comes from the coding sequence ATGTCTCATCCTGTTTCGCCTTTAAAGCCAACCACAATGCCAAAACTTCCAGTCGTTCCTGGGGTGTTGATAGCGATGTCAAACACGGGTATGCGTTATAAAGGTCGTGATGATTTACTTTATATGGAATTTATTCCGGGCACACAATCTGCGGGTGTGTTTACATTATCGCATACCGCAAGTGCATGTGTGTTGTGGGGGCGTGAAATCCTTCCTGAAAAGGAAGTCAGAGCTCATGTAGTGGTAGCAGGAATTTCTAATGTATTTAATGGCGAAGCGGGTATGCGTTCGGTTCATGCCATCACGCATAAAGTAGCTGCGGATTTAGAATGTTCACAGCGGCATGTGCAGTTTTCTGCAACCGGTATTATTGGTGTCCCTCTGCCTGATGATAAAATTCTAAAGACACTTTCTTCTATTCGTTTACATTTAAAGGAAGATGCCTGGGAACAGGCAACGTATGCCATCAATACAACCGACACATTTGCTAAATGGTCAACGCGTAGTGCGGTCATTGACGGCAAGAAGGTGGTGATTAATGGTATTATCAAAGGATCGGGCATGGTGGAACCCAATATGGCGACCATGCTGGGTTATATCGCCACCGATGCTGCTATTCCAGCTCATATTCTACAGGAATTATTGAATGAATATGTCGATGTGTCGTTTAATGCCATTACCGTGGACAGCGATACCTCTACCAGTGATACCATCATGCTCTTTGCTACGGGCAGTGCTGGAAATAAACAACCATCTTCAACACAGGATGTTTTACTAAATGATTTTAAAGTGGCGCTGCGTGAAGTCTGTATTGAGCTTGCCCAACTGGTCGTGAAAGATGGAGAAGGTGCTACCAAGTTTATAACAATTGAGGTGACTGGTGCTGAAAATCATAGGGAAGCCAAAATAATTGGCAAGTCAGTTGCCAATTCTCCTTTGGTGAAAACCGCTATTGCCGGTGAAGATGCGAATTGGGGACGGATCGCCGCAGCCGTAGGTAAAGCCAGCGCGCATATTGATCAACGGTCTCTGTCAATTGGTGTTGGTGGTATCTGGATGGCAAGGAATGGCCAATTAAATCCTGACTATCGAGAAGCTGATGTGGTGCCGTTGATGAAAAGAAATGATATTACCATCCAGATTGATTTAGGATTAGGTAACGGTAACGCCACGGTATGGACCTGTGATCTAACAGAGTGCTATATTCGTATCAATGCAGATTATCGGAGTTAA